The window TGATTTTAGTTATTTTTCCTCTGGGTTTCAAGTCTGGCAAATGTTTCTTCCTATCAACCTAAGAACTCGTGAATAATTAATTCGACCAACTATTTTATTGTAcaattattaattataaaaatgaaataaaataaaatcatgtttattgAATATAAAGATAATAAATGTAATTATATTATTTGTATGTTTTAGATGAATAACATTAAAATCATTAAATAAATCagtaaatgataaatattatttctgaatttttttaattttcaggaaaACACAGAAATAACTTTAACAAAAGGTATAAatgatttttatttctattttcaaGTCTTTATTAATTTTAACCcattaaaattatgaaattaagttattttcttaattttacCCAAGTTAAGGTGAATTTATCACCCTTTGTAATAAAAACCATtcgaattttattaaaaaaatgttttttGAGGTTTTAAGGATATAAAAGAATTtctgaagacttttttttttggaatgAGGTTATATTGTTTTGggcctttttaaaaaaaatgagtaTAACTCAcattttacctttaataaaaattcttaaaaatacaagaaaatataaaaaaaaatttatatggccTAAATGATTTTTTAAaccattaaaatattttatatttatttcaacttttaaaatataaaatgatgttattttttaattttatccaaATTAAGGTGATTTTTTTTCCTAAACTTTAGGATAAAAACCACttgaatattatcataaaatgttttttgatattttaaggAAGCAAAATGTTTTTTAAAGACTTAAATACTACAATTATACTATTTTTAAATGGGTTACAATGTTTTTTTATGCTTTATTAAAAAAAACAGTAATTATCACTCGTGCTATATCATAAATACAGTGAATATTAGTGATCGATACCAGAAATACGTGTATCAGTCTTCTGTACATACAGATTCTTGAAAGCAATTTTACATGACTTGTTTATCTCTCCCCTCTACACGTCAATTTATGTAGCGGATGGGATGGAAACCTCTAATTCCAGATAACCAAACTCCTCCAATTTCTCACTCCAATCTGTCAAAAACTGAAGCATCCTCGTCTTTCCTTGTTTATTAGATCTTATGACCTTCTAAAGGTTTGTGGGCGGTCAATGATGTGAAAAAAATGACACATTAAAGAAGAGAGGATAGTTTGATACATTAAAGAAGAGAGGATGCAGGCAGATGTTTTCGAATTATTTATTGTATTATTGTGAGACGTGAAACCAGTAGGAACATTCCTTAAAGGAAGCTGTGGTTGGTGTTCTCGTTTTCCTTCCATATTTTGTTTGTTTAGTCTCAATGATGGTCTCTATTCATTTTAATGTCATGAGTAGAATATTTCAGTCGAATTAAATGATTATGATTCAAGAATTTGCCCTCTCTCAAAATTATTCTAGCCCTCACTTCTTGCTTCCTGGGACATGATGATTCATTCGAGGAAGTCACAGCAAGGAACTCAAAACGTCATGTGCCAATTCGGCAACACCATGTCGAGAGAGTATGAGCTGCAAGTACATTATTTCTTAGATCATATGCTTGAGTTTGGAATGGTCAAAGTTGATTCCAACTCCATTCCCATCGTCCCCATCGGGAGCCCGATAACTAAGAAGGTCACTGGAAAGTACGTACGCACCAACCGATCTAAGATGACGTACGAACAATATTCTGTCAGCCGTAATATACCAAGGACGGCGTCCTTCCTCAAACGAATGTAATATACCAAGTTCGGCTTCCTCAAATGAATGAGTTCCAACAATATTATACTCGTGCTACCATGATCATGGCCGAAATCCGTCACGTGAAAGAGATGCCGATGGGCGACGAGGGAGAAGCAGGTGTTGGGGTTCTGAGTCACCGACGCGGTTTAGTTCAGGAGGACAGTGGAGATCCAGCTATTTAGAGTTAGTAGTTTGATGTCTCCCCGACTATCGATGTCACCAGCTGTTTTCCTCTCACCTTCAGCTCCTGGAAGCTGCCTCCGAGTCTTAATGTTTTTGATAGCTCTCATGTTTGTCAGCCATCGTGCGTTTGAACAAAGTAAGCAAAGCCATCTAGAAAGTGATTAAAACAATTCTCTACGTTTAAAAATACATCACAGGGAAGCAAAGATCTACTTGGAAGATGGGTCATTCAAGAACATGAAGCCAGCATGACGAGTTTCTATTATAACCTTGACTAGTCTCACGAGGAGGGCTTGTTGATGGTTCCCTGCATAGTAAAGTATGTAGATTATGGTATGAACAACATAAATGGTTGCTAGTTTCCTGCATGGTAAATTATTACTCTTCACTCTTGCTTCCTGGTTTTCACCGCATGAGCTCTACCAAACTGTCCTCTATAAATAAGCTACAAGCCGCCCCATTTCGAGCATACAAGAAAGATAGCAATTGCTTGTGCTGAAGAGACAGACAGAGCGGACAGCACAAAAGCGCATCATCGAGCAGCCATGGTGAAGAACAGCAGCAAAGTTCTACAAGCTGCAGATGGCTACATTGGAGTTGCAAACAATCCTCATGGCACCAACTTCCCACCGAAGCTCGGCAGCAATGGCAAGAGGCAGTACAGGGGTGTGAGGATGAGGAGCTGGGGCTCTTGGGTCTCAGAGATCAGAGCACCGAACCAGAAGACCCGGATATGGCTAGGCTCCTACTCCACACCGGAGGCTGCGGCCCGGGCTTACGATGCGGCACTCCTCTGCCTCAAGGGTAACTCCGCAAGATTGAACTTTCCTACTTCTCCATGCATTCAGCTTCCGGACACCACCATGTCCCCCAGGTCCATCCAGAgaatggctgctgctgctgccgccgccgctgccaatGCCGCATTACCATTTCCGAGCCCTGATACAACGCCGCCTTCTTCGCCTCTTGATTCGTTTCTGCCACCGTCATCAGATACCTCTGATGATGAAACGTCGAGGACGACAAGCCCCGAGGAAGAAGGAATGCTGAGTGGGCATTTTCTGATGGACCCGTCGATTAATTTCGAGGCCTTTTTCCAGTCACCAAAGTGCATGGATTATATGCTCAATGCATCTGCCTTCTTTGCTCCTTCGCAAGCTGAGGAGTGGGAAGAGGAAGGTGACATCACGCTGTGGAACTTCTGCTGATTACTTGCGTTCCGTTCGGTGATCTCCAATGGCATGCCATCTTTTAAGGCTGTTCCATTAgattctaattatatatatatgtttttttccCAAAGGGAAGGAATTCTGCTTTCGATGTATACAATCTGTGAACTCTATTCTTGTTATAATGGACTGAAAATTTTGTGCCATTAAAATGGAAGCACATCTCCCATTAATTGTCCTGTTTTTGTCAATCAGGAATGATCCATGTTTATATGAGAAGCTGTGCAGATAGGAGAGCAAAGAAACATGTACTGAATCAAGCTCGTCAAGGTCAATCGTAGACAGAAATGAGCTTCTCGGGAAAGATGGGAAGATTTGGTATGGACTTACAAAGAGAATCATATTGGTCGATCACGACTCGGTTAATGCTACGAGTTTAAGCAGAGTCAATACAAGACTTTCTTGTTGGCTGATATGATAAATACGGATTATATTGAAGTAAGATAATGTGCTCAAAATCATGAATTGTTGACCGATATGATAATATATAAGACTAGATCTGTAAGGTATGCTAAGTATTTTAAGAGTTCCAATTGGATTTGAAGTACTCTtaattacatatatatttttttgtttgtaGAATTAGGGATTCAAGAATGAATAGGAATCCTTAGTGAATTaggatttattattataaatatataatatatctttagattttgaTGGATGGGAAAGATGTGAGAAAATATGTTTAGTGTTGCTGAGTGTTTCTCTGAGATAGATGTAAGAGAAAAGGTCAAacttttttttagaatttatcaTTTATGCGAGaagatgccaaaaaaaaaaaattagtcccTCGTGCCGAAGGCGGATCCAAGATCCGAAATCAGTGCCGATCGATCCTACCCGAATCCGATGGTCCACAGCACATCCGAGTATCACGGCTAGCAGGATCGAAGACGTTTGGCGTGGATGTTTCACAGCCTTAAAAGCCGAATCATGTCCGTCAGTTTTGGATCAAACACACCATGCTCCCCATAGGGATCTGGTCACCGATGTGAGTGCAAGATTCTTTCCGCAAGCGTTTCCCCTTTCAAATTCTCCTCTTTCTTCGCCATGGCTTGCGACGAGAGGTTGATCGAGATAGAGGTGCAGAAGAGTCAGCTCACCCGCACGCGGTCTTCGCTCCTGCGCTCCACCGCCGGTCGATACTCCATCCAGAGCATCTCCTCCGTCGCGGAGGCCGACTACGAGGAGGAGAAGCCCCACCGCCCCGGTCGCCGCCTGAACCACcacttcctcctccttccctgtctcctcttcttttacctcatgcGTGACTTTCCTTTCTTCGCCAACCTTCTCGTTTGCTCCGCCCTCATCTCGGTCGCCTCGTTTGCCGCCCGCCGCGCTTCTTCGGTCGAGTGGTTCATCGGCGACGAAGACGGCCGTCGCCGCCACCAATCCGAGAAGAAGGAGGAGTACAACTGGAGGACCGTCCGCGAGGGGGTGGAGGTCTATAGCAACGGCGACTCCTACGAGGGGGAGTTCCACTGTGGCTGGTGCACCGGCAGCGGCGTGTCCCGCTTCTTCGCGGCGAAGGGGCGGCACGAGGGCGACTGGGTCGACGGAAAGTACGGCGGCCACGGGATCGAGACCTGGGCGCGGGGAAGCTGGTACTGGGGGCAATACCTCAAGGGCCTACGGCACGGGTTCGGGGTGTATATGTTCTATAGCGGGGACAGCTACTTCGGCGAGTGAGCCGGCGGTCAGAGTCACGGGGTCGGCTTGCAGAGATGCTCCGACGGCAGTCGCTACTCTGGGGATTTCAAGGCCGGCGTCAAGCATGAAATCGGCTGCTACCATTTCAGGtaaagaattttcctcaacattaGCTTCTTTGGGTTAAAATTTTGTTCTGCCGTTTCTTTAATTGTCCAAAAATTTTGCACATTTTAATTTTGATTGTTATCAGTCACAATTTGGGGGGAAATTTGGAGTGGAAAAAGGAAGAGCGTTCCTGCAATTGATTGTGGAACTTATATTTAGCTGCTGTTGAATCGAATTAATGGAACGGTGAAGTGTGGATTCAGTCTGAGTTTTGACTTATTTATGTTTCAAATTTGGACTGCACATTGCCACCTGTCTGACCTAATTATCATTGTCGTCTGACTGGTTTTCACATTGGGTTTGTCTAATGTTTGGTGTCTGAGAACGATGAGATCATTTTTTAGTGATCGAAATTATCAACTGATTGTTTTGTTAATTCTAGTCATGTTATTGAGTAACTTGTGGGTGAAGATTTGAACCAGTTCACAAGGCAAACATCGGAGGTTTTTCATGAAATTAGATTGAAGTTAGTCCGCGACAGAAGGTTTCAGTGGCATTTTTAATGTTAGTGGGTTATATGGGGTTTGCAGTTTCCAGTCTAATATCCAGATGCAGGCCTCTAGTTTTTCCTGTCACACTTGGTTGTCCGATTGTTTAGATGGTATTATAAAACAGCATTTAGCCACTTTCAGTATCCTGATTgacattttatttttgtttctggTTTCTTTAGTGACCACAACATCTGGGTACATTCACCCACAGATATGCTCTGTTATTCTCTTCTTATGTTGTTATATATAAATACTCATCTGCATGTCAGATTGGTTTAGCTACTTTTGTGGTTAAAAGATTTAGATTCGTTGTGAATTGGTGCTTTTCCTTGTTGTTTCGTGTTTTCCTCCATGTTAATTGCGGATTGATCATGTAGTTATGACTGGAAGTCTAGTAATTTTCTGACTCCTCATATCAGTAgttgttttcttttgttgattTTATAACCTATTAAAGATAAATGTGAAATCATAGCTACAGCATGCTTTACAAACTGAAGCATTCAAAATCTTAACTCGGTCATAGTATAATAATTTGTTTGATTGATCAATCTGGTGTGATGTTGTCCTAACAGCGGAGGACTTTTATTGCTGTAGGAATGGTGACCAGTATTCTGGAGAGTATTTTGGTGATAAGATACATGGTTTTGGAGTCTATCGCTTTGCTAATGGTCACCGTCATGAAGGTTCATGGCATGAGGGCAAGAAACAAGGTTTTGGATTATACACATTCCGGACTGGCAAGACAAGATCAGGCGATTGGGATTGTGGAGCTCTAAAGAACTCTCTAGTCAGGTACGGTTTCCCTTAGTTTTGTATTAGAAGTCAGTGGCAAACCTCTTAAAGAAGAGGGAAGAGGAAAGAGGAACTTTGTGTCACACGGTTGACTAAGGATTGAGCTGAAGACTCCTTTTCCTTGGTTTCCTTGGATCTGAGCAAGACAGTCCCGCATCCCCATTTCTACCTGCTCACGAAGTGCAAAGTGACGACGCCCGTTAATTCCTGGGAGCTGTTGCTGCCTTGCCTTGCTCTGCAGTTGGTGTTAGGAGCTCTTGTTCCAGCTCCGAGGATGATGCTGGCAAACAATGGAGCTCTGTACCCAGTTCTTGGCCTCCTGCTGTCCGGCAAGCTGTTCAAGTATCTGTGTTTCCATTGTGTTcaactaatcttttttttttggggtgTGTTTAACTAATCTTTGTAGTCTTCTGATACATGCATGATCCAAAATTTCAAACATGTTCTATCGAATCAGGCTGCTCGAAGATCTGCGGAGAAAGCTGCTCTTGTCCCAAGGGTAGATGAGCAAGTAGACGGGGCCGTAACTGCTGCTCAAGTTGCTGCTATTAAAGCTGTGCAGAAACAGATGCTGGACCTTAAGGTCCAGCATTTTCTCAAATTGTACGCTTGCCTACAAGGTTACGAGTAGCTGAGTTAGTGACCGGCTAGGCAAAAGCCTTCCTGAGTCGGAAAGGGAAGCTGATGACACCAGATACAAACGCCAAGCATTGCTCTGAGATGTGAAATGTACATATCTCCACATGTTCATGATCTGAATTACGTTTAGAGTTCAAGGATCCTGTTCTTACAAGTTTCAGATGTAGGGCACTCAGTCAAATCTGATGATCCCATGTGCTCATGTTTGCTTGTATATGGCTGTGCACATTGGAATCACAAATTTCTCTCAAATCTGGTATATGATGTATTATTTCATGTATCTTGAATTGAATTGTACCAATACCAACAGTCTTCTAGGATATATTGTTTCCCATTAAGACAGCACCACCATCAATATTGGGGCACATATGGTATGAACAGTTTGAATTAAGGATCCAATTGTTGCTAGAGCAACTCTTAGATACCATTAAGATAGTCTTAACATCTACTGGAGGATTTCTCACTAGTCTCCTTCTTAACTTCAAGTTTAAGACATTCAACTTTCTGGTGCTCTTTCTTGTGAGAATAATTACATTTGCCTTTCCTAGTCTTTGACTTTGATCTTGATTAATCTCTATTATTCCCTAACTCTTTTCTTTACCTCTTCCTTTTAGCTATCAAACCACTCACTGAATTTTGAGTCTAATTTTCTAACACCTTTTTCTTCAACTCTTTTAGAGTACAGAGCTGCCTTAACATCCTCAATAGAGATTTCATCTCTCCCATATAACATCATGCCAATAAAAGAACATAACATCAATAATCTtaacattaatattttttttcacatccataataattttattgaattcattaatatgaatttttttttaatttgcaaACCATCTACCTATCTGCTAACTAGTATATTCATCTTTATATGTTCCCTCATTTTCCACTTGCCTAAAAGGATTGAATTTGGTATGACAgctgatcgtaaaatcttgttgaaTGATTCATACAGCATTTCCAACTAAGGTTGCACTTAAGTGCTACCCGCATATCGATGAGAAATTGAAGATAATGGATATATTTCTTAGCTTATCTTAAGTAAAACAATGTTTTAAAGTGTGTTTTTGGTGCAAATGCATCAAACAGACAACAATGTGTCAGAAAGAGCTTCTATCTTATGCGACAATATGACATGCTAATCATATACAAATTAGATTGATGTGGCAAACTTACAGAATGCATAAAAATCTTCATTCTCTGTAGTCTTTAATATGATTGAAGGGAAGAGTCGCTTCTGGTTTTTACAGGAAAAGCTTTCATCTTATATATCtcaggatatatttttttatgaatgaatataaataatattacATTTCTCAACGTCATTAACTTTATCGATCGTCTGCGTCACAAGGAAGTAACACAAATCTAGTAATTGTCATGTCTTTATTTCTTGAAATTGTCACAAGGATTTTCTCAGATGGGGCAAGGATTACTATAGTTTTACAATAATAGATAATGGATATTAGTGTGATAGATTGCAAGCTATATTCAAATGGAAAATGGCGTTGCTTTATCGTTAAACATTTAAAACAATTATCACACAATTCATCATCTCCTGAACATGTAAAAATGTTCCTCCGAAACACTTGATGAGGAGATGGAGACGGTAGCTAAATTGGTCGACCATCTAGGAGTGCCCACAACAACATTGTTTTCATGTGTTCTCATTTCACGAGGACAGCGAGTTGGGACCGTCGCTCGAACCGCCGGTCGGAGGAACCATCATCCAGTCAAAAGACACTGCGAGCTTTTCTTTGAAGGGTGCatgcaagtatatatatatgaagttaAGACACGCAGATCCCAAGCCAAGTGTGCCCATCGCCAGAGTATTAAGCATTCTCTTGGTATAAACTTCTCAAGATACAGAGCTTGAAGACAGCTCTCATGATTCATTGACAGACAGCGTGTCCCCTTCTCCATTCTTCATGGCCTCTGAGTCTGATAGCAACCACATGTTCTTAAGGCCAGATAAGACGGGTTTTCCATCTCTTCCAACTCTTGTTTAGAACAAAACTCGATGGGCATGTATCCATCGAAACTCCCATTGGCATGGATCTCGACTGGGAGAGACGGAGATGGGCTATCTTCTTCTCTGTCCTCCTGCAGAAGATACTTATGTTTGTTAGGAAGCCGATGGCTTGGTTTGGATCTGCGATCGAGTACTGGCCGAACCTTCTGTCGGAGAATCATGGTTTCATCTCGCTCTTGTTTAATATCTTGACAGGTCCGTATATATGCATGTTAAATATATTTAGCAGCTCAGTTAAGACTATAACTACAGCATATATCAGAAATTATTTGTATTGTCCTCTGGTCTCGATGCGTGTTATTATGTGTGATATTTCTCAACCTTATTTTGCCATTGAAATATATGTGCGATCAATGAAtaacaatcatatttcaagccccCCTATTCTTCCATCCATCAAATGCTGAAAAATGATCCAACTGACAGTCGTTAAAAAAGGTAGCATTGAGCTCAAATATGTGTAGTTTGTAAAATGGTTTAGTATACAAAATAATCGCTTCTAATTTCCTCTTCATACATAAAAATACATCGATTTTCTCCATTTTTATTTCTGTAAAAGAATAAACATGAATGAAAGCTGACACACTGTGATTCCTTCTCTTCAGGGAGAGTGGTCTTTCCAAAAAAAGGGTCATCAACTTATAGAACTGTTATTGGATTAAGTGACACGAGAGTGGAATTGGATAGGAAGATTAAACCGACCGACAAGAAGTATCACGCAGCACTGTCGATGATGGCCGCAAAATTGGCTTATGAAAATGAATCATGCATCCAAAGCATAGTTAGAAACCCTTGGAACGtaagtttttttccttttccttcatTTTGGAACTCTTTGTTGCATACTTTAAAAGCATTATCTCATCATGGAATGCTTAGATGATTCAGTTCGAATCTCT of the Musa acuminata AAA Group cultivar baxijiao chromosome BXJ2-10, Cavendish_Baxijiao_AAA, whole genome shotgun sequence genome contains:
- the LOC135625536 gene encoding ethylene-responsive transcription factor ERF014-like gives rise to the protein MVKNSSKVLQAADGYIGVANNPHGTNFPPKLGSNGKRQYRGVRMRSWGSWVSEIRAPNQKTRIWLGSYSTPEAAARAYDAALLCLKGNSARLNFPTSPCIQLPDTTMSPRSIQRMAAAAAAAAANAALPFPSPDTTPPSSPLDSFLPPSSDTSDDETSRTTSPEEEGMLSGHFLMDPSINFEAFFQSPKCMDYMLNASAFFAPSQAEEWEEEGDITLWNFC